The nucleotide window ataaattttaattaattttactctATTTAATGAAATGATCCTTCAAAcatctttttcatttaattgataTTGTATTTCTAATGACccttttatatcaaattttaataaaggaCAGTTcggaaaatttatttatttattaaatataattaattaaaataaataatattaacatattttctcaattaacgtaaattaatttttttattactattcaaAACCGGAAGAaagtagataaataaaatagctTAAAAAATAGCATTTATCTTCTGGAAAAAGTGATCCATCATACCTTGACTTGAGCAAATGTTATTCCCTTGGCCAAACATAATCAGTCTAACAATTTTGTTTGTATCTATAATTATTGTGTCAATGATTGTACTTAAATATCCCTCTtcttgaagagagagagaatcaGACCcctaaaaatatctaaaatgtaataaaagtaattgTTGGTTATACGAGGAATTCATTATTTTAGGTGCgttttaagagaaaataaaaaataacataaagaaaaagagaaataaaataaatgatatatgtgagaaatataataaatttagtgTGTTTAGTTTTCTATCTCctctttttttcactttctagtttttttatatttttcttttttatttaccgtggttggaattaaaaaagatatatatatatatataagtaagtCTTTTTTACGTGAGTAAGAAGAATGAATAATCATTAGATCTTATGAATGGTTAATGTTAAAAATACCAAAATCCCACGTCAAATTTCACATTTGTCCAAGCTAATGTCATATGTTGTGCATTTTTTCCTCTATCTGCGTTAAAGGTTATGTTTATTTTGAAGgatggaaataaaataaaagagaatttttttactttttatgtgaaatttatattttttatatttttttaatttaaaaatttatcttctACTTATATCTTGTATTTCCATTTTCTGAAAAGCTTAATTCAAAACTCAAGTAATCTTAGAAATCCTTATGTTTTTCACATCTGCAATCATTCCAACAATTTTATAGTCATTCATATTTTTGTAATGGCATGCAATGGTGTGGTattcttctattattttttaaaagaaattattagtaTTCAATCACACgtaaaacaatatatttaacgaaaaatttcatttaatttttaatgtataacaataatcacatttttataagattaatcTTTGATCTGGAATGAAAATATcaataacatgataaaaaaaattactttttaaaaaatgagattgaataaaaaattctttaacttaaaaaaaatagagcaaaTTAGAATTAATCATAACTGCGAGCAAAAAGTATTTacaataacataaattaaaaaaaaatctctaaggTTCTTCTTGTCCGTCCAACTCAAACTTTCTTCCTGTTTCAAAAGACCAACATATTTCTCTGATATTTAGTTTTCCAAGACTAAActgatttatcatttatatttgaTCACTCCCAAGAAAATTCCAAGATGAGAGGATAAGTGCTTTAAGACCGCAATTACAGAATTATCCGCCTGGTTGAATGACTTTTTCTTCAACAGGAACCGCAAACGTAACCGTTGGTGGCTGCAAGCTCTGCACCAACAACTTGAAATAAAACAGTTGTTCAAATGGAGGAACCAATTATGGGTATAAAAACCATGCACATACCGTTATTCTGCAATGAGTATTAAGATCATCGTGCATCTGACTAAGACGGTCCTTTGCAACTTCTTCTGCTGCACATGCTTTCCTGCAAGCTTCTTTCACCTGAAACATCCAAGGGGTAAAAAGCCTTAGTTTGGTAAGCATTTTGCCTACTATTTTTACGCTAATTGATTGCTATTTTGCCTATACAGACACGAAAAATGGATGGAATTACAAGTTCAACGGTAAACTAGATTAAGTCCAAAAAAGTTTATGAAaaggacaaggaaaaaaaaaacaattaaataatagtGAGAATGAAGCTATATTTTCATAGCTCAAATGCATTTAAAAAGAAAGCTACTGAGTGATGTTGCCAATACAATGTGCCCCCAAGATAGAACATGGCCAAAATTAACTGACCAACAATCTTTCTTAAGCCCGAAAGCAAAATATTATACACTTGTGAAGAATGAATACTttcatgttcaatttttagtttcCTGTGATTTTATCATGTGAAAAACTTGTATATATTTCCCTTTTGATCGATTCCCAACAAATCTTGATACACTAATTTAATATCTATTAAGacttaaaagagatagacaCAATTTTCAGTCATAAAATTCACGTGTCAAACTGAAAGGGCATCAAAAGCTTGACAAAAGGtgataaaataatgatatagtTACCAGATGGAGAAAAAAACGGAACATAGGTAATGCAACACATGCCAAACTCTACCTAACACATTAGAGAGACGAACTACAAATCAAGGTAGTACTCACCTGGCTTCCATCAAAAACAGGATTGTTGTTGGCACTATCAGCAGAACTTTCTAACATATTTCTTAGATGAAATAGTTCCTTCATAAGATCATGGGCAACCTCTTCGGCATCTAACAGttgatttttagaaaattcaaatgctctTTCTGCATGAAGGCGAAAAGAAACACAGTTCAAACATGTGCAAACCCCTCTGCATCCTCTtggatttctttttaaaattcctTTTTTCAAACCAATGGCAGGGACTCTAAGTTGCTCTACAACTTGCAGTTGAGACAAGCTCTGACAACATTCGTGTGTTTCTGGTAGCTTCTCATTAGAAGGCATCAGGAAAGAATTATTTCCTTTTACTTCAGAGAAAACTGATAATGACATGGACGAGATAGGTGGAGCCTTTTCTTCTCTGTTGGTAACTTTGTTAATCATAGGCGCCAATGTTGTGATTGGTAAGTCTATTCCGTGAACAGAAATTGATGTATCAGTGGAGCTCTCTGGCTTGCAGAGTCCATTTAATATAACCTGTTCATCTTGCAGTTGAATCACATTGCATGAATCATGAGATGACTGGTATTCAGGAATTTGAGAACTATCATTGTTTAAATCACAAGCCTGCAACCCTGTTTGTTGCTGAGGACCAGAATTGCCAGCACAATGTTCCATAGGAACACAGCCATTTGAACCATTTACAGGAGTTAGTTGTAAGTTTGAAGTTGAAATTGGCAGAAGAGGTGTTTGATCCATGGATTTCGCAAGTTTTGGGTAATGATCATTTACTGAAGCACCTAGAAGTATTAAAGGTTTAGTTTAGAACTACAGCTGCCGTGaccaagaaaaaaattgaaagataaaCTAAACTAAACGAGTATCTTCCACAAGAATAAGAACCAATACTTACAAGAATCATCGTTCATGGTATTCAATAGAAATGGAAGCAATCTCTTGTAGTTTAAAGATCCAGCCTGTTTCAACAATTTAAGCTGCGGACAGCGTTTGAGAACCTGTTTCATAATCACATAATCAAACATACTTCAGATAAATATATCACAGggacaaaaaaattaagtattagTTAAATCAATGAGTGGAAAGTAGAATCATAGTGTTGTTCATTAATGCAAGTTTTACGGAAATATAATTATGCAGTAGATAAATTTAGGGTCCTCACCGACGTGATCTTGGATTCAGAGCCATTTTCAATTTCACTGGCATTTTGGTTATCACTACCTTTTGAAGGCCTGCTTGAACATAAAACTATGCCATTCTGCACACTTCCTGCTTTGTCACCACTATCCCCTGCCATGTCAGATTTTTCTGAGGTAATATTCTCAGGTGGAGCTCTAAATATATCATTTGAAACCCGGACATGATTTAAACTTGTTACATTCTCCTCAGCATCTAGCACATTGGGATCCAATTGACTTAGAGTCTGACATTCAGGGGGAAATCTGCTAACAGATTCATGCTCCTCCAGATTCACAGACTGCTTGCTTTCATCATAAGCAATAGTGAatcctttttctttacttgaatGATGCACATATGTAAGCTCAGAGACATCACCGTTGATATAGAGCATATTTTGATCTTTGGGTGGTGACTCATTATTGTGTTGTCTGGATATCTTATTCTGTACTTCCTTGATGCCATCATTATGTGCAACATTCTTAGCAGAGTGAAAATCATCCACCATTACTGAACATGGATTAAGCTCTGATGCACTCAAGCATTCATCTTTAGAAGCAACCGCAAAGTTCTGTGTATGTTCATTGACAGAGGGTGCAGACAAATCCCCACAAACCACTTCTTTTGCGTCCAATTGCGTTGACAATTCAGGCAAGTCTTGGGAAGGTGCCAATTTTGGCTGGTTGCCATGAGATAGCTCATTAGAAGGATTAACTAATACATAGGTTTCCAAACCATTAGACTCAACTGTGCCATGCATGGGACTGCTGTTTGTCTTATGTTCGTCTATGGAAGCTTCTTCACTTTGAGATGACAAAGGAAGTTGGGAGCTCTTCGCATGCATATTTGCCTCATCTtgatgatcagatttggatGCATCTGCAAAATCAATTAGCTACTTCATTATCCACATAAAACATCAAATGAAATTTGTATCATTAAAGTGGTTGAATACACAAGGATAGTTACCAGAGTCATCTTTGGTAAGATCCATTAGAAATGGAAGCAACCTTTTATAGCTGATAGAACCTGGGGTTTTAAAAAGTTTCCGGTGCAAATGTTGTCTAGGCACCTGCGTGGACATtccaaatcatatttaaattgcCACTAAATGTAAAACCATATTGTTAATATTACCAAAAAATCAGACACATGAAATGCTAGAAAGCCCACTAACTACTACATCAAAAGTTTTTTCTTGGaatataatatcataaaatatttcATCACATATGGTTTTGAGAcctaattttattatgtaactAAGTTATAATTGTAGTTTAGCTAAGATCAGTAACTAAATGTCTAACCCATAAATTGGTAGCAAACAAGATTAGAAACAAGGACAGATTCTTACGGATTTACTCTTGAGAGAATATTTCCCCTTGTCAGCTTTCAGACAAGACCCTTCACCAGCATTTTCCGGAGTGCTTCTGGTAAAATCCATCGGTTTGACATTGACCTCTGAATTAACACATATATCAGCATCAGGAGGAGTTGTCTGTatacattcttcattcaaaatACCAAACTCCTGTGCCGTACTAGCCTCAGCACGATCAAGATTATTCCCGTGGCTAGACAATTGCTTCAAGTCATCATTATGCAAATCACTTGCAACATCTTTAACACCATAATATGCGGTGGCATCCGTCTTAAGTTCTTGTTTAGACTCTTCTTGACTTTGAGATGACAAAGGAAGTTGGAATCCCTGTCTACCCTCCTCATCTTTCTGACAAAAACCCAATTTTGGTGTACCTACAAGATATTATCAGATCAATTAGCTCATTCATCACAGATACCCAACTAAATCATCAACTGATGaagtaaatgaaaaataaggGGTTTGCCGCACAAAATAATTACCAGAATCATCTCTCACGGTATCCTTTAGAAACGGAAACAACCTTCTGTAATTGACTGAACCCGGGGCTTTGAACAACTTCCCCTGGAAACGTGGTCTGAGAACCTGCATACAGATCCCAATCAACTCTACAATAATAAAACCATGTTCTCAAAGTcacaataatatttaaaaacaagtgTAGTTCACTGGAATTTTTAACCTAGAGCACCCACAATAACTCATTTAGCCTAATTACACAATTCGCCACAATTAAGGTTGGATCTAACAACTAAGGATAGAAGGCCTAATCCATAAACATAAAGAAACCTCTTAAGGGTGTGGTCAGGGCTTCAATCTCCAGGTACATATGTATGAAATTCACCCAAAAAATGCACAAATAAATAaccataaagaaaataaattaaaaaacatgtgAGACCCTTACAAATTTGCTCTTGAGAGAAGAAACATTCCCAGTACAAGGGGTATCTTTGGCAGGAACCTCTGCCTCCAGTTTCCCTACATCTTCGTTGACCTTGGAATTTGAACCACCGCAAATCTCAACGTCGAGTAGAGTCGTTGCTCCATCCAAACCATCAATTTTCTCCGAACAATCTCCACCGAAGCCCCGAGCCTCACAAAAAAGCCCCAAATCGGGACTCTCGGTTGCTTCGGCGCTTCCCTTGGGAAACGTGCTTTCGATCAAACCGGGGTTTGTAGATTGCGGCGGGGAATAAACTCGCCTAGCGCGAAGGTCCTTGGTCGGAGGGCGAGGAAGCTCGTCGTCGTGGCGCTTCGGTTTCTTGCAATTGATTCGGCGAAAGCCAAGGAGTTCGACGTAGGGTTCGTCCTGTACGGGAACGGGATCGAAGCGGAGTTGACCGGAGCGGTTCCGGTGATGATAGAGCTGTGATCTGGTGCGGGTGAGTGTTCCAGAAGGTTGGTTCCGCTTACGGTATCTTGGGACGGTGTCCATGGTCTCTGCGCCAAATTTGGCGCCATGATTGGATATATGAGAGGCATTTCATGGCGGGAATAAAGGATTCCTTTTGGCGGGAAATTTAGTCTCATTTAGAATTAGGATCttttgtctttattttgtttttttttttcgactTCAATGTTTATTATACCCTATTTCTTATCGATTGTTTTTCAgaatagttaagaaaataataaacaataagcaaactttttttatatgactaaaatttataatagataaaaaattaatataatatttaaaatatattttgcatttataatgaaaaatatattatgatatttttaataaaacattgtaatttgatttataattaaaggTGGCAAACATATAAAGATCAAATTAATAAGTAAAATACTTGACCTCTCCTTATCTCCtttcctctttgtttttttttctctctaaaaatatttaagttcattccctcctttttccatgttcatcttcttctactcactctttctaattctccttcatttgtttcaaaattcaacaaaCTTTTCACACCTATAAGGTAAAAAAGCATGAACAAGGATGCTTGAGTTCAAAGGAACAATATCCACCTTTTAAAGTCTTCATTTGCAGCTCTTTGAGataaattcatttataattataaatctagagtttttttaaagaaaaaactgaCCTAGATAGTTGTTTTATGACACAAATTGGCAATGGTCTTTGTGATTTGGATGTTCAAAATTTAAGTGTTATGATCTCATAGATTTCCTCAAAACTATAAAGCTATGTTTGAAATTTCATAGGTTTCCTCAAAATTGTAAGACTATGTTTGAGATTTAAATGTTATGATTTCATAGGTTTCCTTAAAACTGTAAGACtatgtttgaaatttgaatgttataattttatagatTTTCTCAAGATTGCAAGATTATGTTTGATAATCTAGTTGATAAGATAGGTAAAAACTTataagttgaaagttgaaaaattgaaagctaattaaaaacttataagttaatttatttaattgaaagtgTTGGATAAGATTAActgataaattaacaaataaatatcaaatcacataaaatcacatatttaataaatgtcaaataaattacattgatataataattttgaatattatgCTTATCAAATTTTCAACCACCACTTTTAATCACTCAATAATTACAAGTAATGCatttaagaataataaaaatattttagtaaaattgtttcaataagtaatatatttattgcTGTTCAAACAcaagattattttgaaatgAAGGGAGTAGCACTGCAGCTTAAATGTTATTGAGAAAATAAGTAATAACAATATCTTTAGTTTGTCATGCAAAATGATTAATACCAcacttatatattataattaattttaaaaatattttat belongs to Glycine soja cultivar W05 chromosome 5, ASM419377v2, whole genome shotgun sequence and includes:
- the LOC114412860 gene encoding uncharacterized protein LOC114412860 isoform X2, yielding MDTVPRYRKRNQPSGTLTRTRSQLYHHRNRSGQLRFDPVPVQDEPYVELLGFRRINCKKPKRHDDELPRPPTKDLRARRVYSPPQSTNPGLIESTFPKGSAEATESPDLGLFCEARGFGGDCSEKIDGLDGATTLLDVEICGGSNSKVNEDVGKLEAEVPAKDTPCTGNVSSLKSKFVLRPRFQGKLFKAPGSVNYRRLFPFLKDTVRDDSGTPKLGFCQKDEEGRQGFQLPLSSQSQEESKQELKTDATAYYGVKDVASDLHNDDLKQLSSHGNNLDRAEASTAQEFGILNEECIQTTPPDADICVNSEVNVKPMDFTRSTPENAGEGSCLKADKGKYSLKSKSVPRQHLHRKLFKTPGSISYKRLLPFLMDLTKDDSDASKSDHQDEANMHAKSSQLPLSSQSEEASIDEHKTNSSPMHGTVESNGLETYVLVNPSNELSHGNQPKLAPSQDLPELSTQLDAKEVVCGDLSAPSVNEHTQNFAVASKDECLSASELNPCSVMVDDFHSAKNVAHNDGIKEVQNKISRQHNNESPPKDQNMLYINGDVSELTYVHHSSKEKGFTIAYDESKQSVNLEEHESVSRFPPECQTLSQLDPNVLDAEENVTSLNHVRVSNDIFRAPPENITSEKSDMAGDSGDKAGSVQNGIVLCSSRPSKGSDNQNASEIENGSESKITSVLKRCPQLKLLKQAGSLNYKRLLPFLLNTMNDDSLNDHYPKLAKSMDQTPLLPISTSNLQLTPVNGSNGCVPMEHCAGNSGPQQQTGLQACDLNNDSSQIPEYQSSHDSCNVIQLQDEQVILNGLCKPESSTDTSISVHGIDLPITTLAPMINKVTNREEKAPPISSMSLSVFSEVKGNNSFLMPSNEKLPETHECCQSLSQLQVVEQLRVPAIGLKKGILKRNPRGCRGVCTCLNCVSFRLHAERAFEFSKNQLLDAEEVAHDLMKELFHLRNMLESSADSANNNPVFDGSQVKEACRKACAAEEVAKDRLSQMHDDLNTHCRITSLQPPTVTFAVPVEEKVIQPGG
- the LOC114412860 gene encoding uncharacterized protein LOC114412860 isoform X1, yielding MDTVPRYRKRNQPSGTLTRTRSQLYHHRNRSGQLRFDPVPVQDEPYVELLGFRRINCKKPKRHDDELPRPPTKDLRARRVYSPPQSTNPGLIESTFPKGSAEATESPDLGLFCEARGFGGDCSEKIDGLDGATTLLDVEICGGSNSKVNEDVGKLEAEVPAKDTPCTGNVSSLKSKFVLRPRFQGKLFKAPGSVNYRRLFPFLKDTVRDDSGTPKLGFCQKDEEGRQGFQLPLSSQSQEESKQELKTDATAYYGVKDVASDLHNDDLKQLSSHGNNLDRAEASTAQEFGILNEECIQTTPPDADICVNSEVNVKPMDFTRSTPENAGEGSCLKADKGKYSLKSKSVPRQHLHRKLFKTPGSISYKRLLPFLMDLTKDDSDASKSDHQDEANMHAKSSQLPLSSQSEEASIDEHKTNSSPMHGTVESNGLETYVLVNPSNELSHGNQPKLAPSQDLPELSTQLDAKEVVCGDLSAPSVNEHTQNFAVASKDECLSASELNPCSVMVDDFHSAKNVAHNDGIKEVQNKISRQHNNESPPKDQNMLYINGDVSELTYVHHSSKEKGFTIAYDESKQSVNLEEHESVSRFPPECQTLSQLDPNVLDAEENVTSLNHVRVSNDIFRAPPENITSEKSDMAGDSGDKAGSVQNGIVLCSSRPSKGSDNQNASEIENGSESKITSVLKRCPQLKLLKQAGSLNYKRLLPFLLNTMNDDSCASVNDHYPKLAKSMDQTPLLPISTSNLQLTPVNGSNGCVPMEHCAGNSGPQQQTGLQACDLNNDSSQIPEYQSSHDSCNVIQLQDEQVILNGLCKPESSTDTSISVHGIDLPITTLAPMINKVTNREEKAPPISSMSLSVFSEVKGNNSFLMPSNEKLPETHECCQSLSQLQVVEQLRVPAIGLKKGILKRNPRGCRGVCTCLNCVSFRLHAERAFEFSKNQLLDAEEVAHDLMKELFHLRNMLESSADSANNNPVFDGSQVKEACRKACAAEEVAKDRLSQMHDDLNTHCRITSLQPPTVTFAVPVEEKVIQPGG